tcacactttttgttatgtatataattccacatgtgttaattcatagttgtaATGCCTTCATTGTGAATCTACAACTTtcgtagtcatgaaaataaagaaaactctttgaatgagaaggtgtgtccaaacctttgatctgtactgtatatagaagAAGAAGTTATCTCTCTTGGAGTTCCTATGAACAGATGTCCGATTACTAGTAAACATCAGTGGTCCACAATGTCATTATCTCCACAGCTGAGTTTCTCCCTCCCAACCCAACAGCACAGCTCACCCTGGTGACTCTTAATTAAATCCTTGGCACGCATATTCCTTTACCTCTccattttctcacacacacacagacacacacccacactcgCACAATGAAGTGTTGTCTTACTCGCGAGCTGATGGCTTTTAAGGGTGGGTGCTTTTATTGAGGGACCGCGCTGTGGGTTTATCAGAGTGGTCTGTGAATAAATGGCTAACCCTCGTGCCCTCTCTCTTGGCCGTCTCTGTAATTCCGCCGCTTCCATTAGCTGCTGTATTGATAACGGTCATTAGCATATTTATGGTGATGGCGGGGACGTTATTGTTTGTGTTGGTTATTAATCTTCCCTCTGAGCAATTGCTCTGACAGCTCAATCTATTCTGCCATCGCGACACACACCCGCTCACGCGCAGCGCTTTCAAGTTGAACGCCGCTTTTGTTTGAGGGTAAATAGGCGGCGTCGGGGGGCGCGCGGGACGCAGGACGGGATGGGTGATTGACGCGACCCCTCCTCAGGTGAGCGCTGATCTCCAGCTGGGCATCACTGTCACTCTGCCAACCGCTGCCAGCGTCACGCGATCGGTCCTCCTGATTACAACTGGAtctaaatgaacaaattaaaatgcgtttactgtaaacacacacctgCAGTACAGCTAAACGCTTTCTGGAGTCGGACAGTTGAAGTCGATGGGTATCAGCAGTGCTTGGTTtgctaagtatgtgtgtgtgtggttgactCTGAGGGGAGTTGTTTTTGTGCCCGAGGAGGGCGGATGGGGGTAGCTGAGCATCTAATCGGGGGTCCCAGATGACTGATGAATATGCGCGCGGTGTCACTCCTTCTGTTTGAATGACAGCTCGCTGATTAAGGGCCAACTGAGGGCTGGAAAGCAGCCAGGATCACTGAGGGCAATGAGCATCTCAGCCACACACACCATCTCCATAAACACATGGCACTACTACATAAGAGCAAAACACCTGGACAGGGAGGCAAAATCTGAAGGGGCTGGTCAAAGGTTCTTGTTTGGGTCAACGTTTATAGTTCAAATGATATCCACTGGTCCACAAAATCACgtttatctgaataaaaatgATCCCCTGTCATAGCACTAGATATGAAATATCAAGTCTTTTAACATAGAAACCACATTTTGAAGCTTCCTGCATAGGGTCATTGGGGTCAAACAAGATAAATGTGCTTTTCTGAAGACTTGTTTtcaggttttgtttttatttgtccttttttcttgttttaggcatTAAAACCAAAAAAGGTTGTTGCTTaaaattattagaaatgtattaaaaatctattgaaaattattttcactgctatagtttttttttttttttatctcaatacatttaaagattgcatttaatgacttaactCAAGATATATTATCTGGATAAAAAGTTTTAATacgtttcttaaatatatatttttttcttgtttcagtaatatttattatagatttCACGTTTATTTCTTACCTAATTGGAAAAACAGTTTTCTTGCTTTAAGCATAAATTTCTAAACAGTAGCCAGGGCACAACATGGGTTAGGAAAAAGAAACTttcaatatataatacaaaactCTTAAAACAAGGAGGCCAAAACTGATGATACCCAAAGCTTCAGTTTTATCTGAATAACACTGGTCCCTTGTGTATTTGATATAACATTTATACTCTTTAACACTAGTTATGAAATACCAATAGCCTTTAACTGCATAGAAATGACATTTTCTAAGCTTCCAGCATGGGGCTGTTGTCTATTATAAATTTGACATGTAACGTCTCTTTATCTTTAGCAATAAATAATTGGTTTTATTGAGGCTATCATTTTGCTCATAACTTGCCACTGAGAGACGTTATTAATTGCTATTTTAAAAACggagtaagatttttatttgctTTACACCACAGATGTAAATCAAAACCCACCCCTCACAGCACACCAATAATCCCCACCAGATATATGCTAATGTGCTGGAATATTTTATCGAAGCCGTAAAATCTGAAATCATAATTTGCAAGCGTTTTATATAAGAAAACGCTAAAAGACAGGCTATGAATACAAATGGTTGTAAACTAATATGTCACACAAAACATTCAAGAGATATTCCTGTCTGTGTGTTTCCATCAGGGGCAAGATAATATTCCCGTTTCCTCTTTCAACACATTCTCTACCAAACAACTGCTCATTTACCACTGGTCAGCAAATATGAACTCAACTGGAAATTAGTGTCATGTGTCTTAAGCAAATATCTCAGTCAATATTAATGAATGAAATCTGCATATCTTTCTGCACCATTTCAGAGCAAGTTTAGAGAAAATGTATTGCCAAGAGTTTAATTCATGTGTGACGGCAGCAAACAATATGAAGCTCAATATGTCTTGCTCATTGTATTCTCAAGTGCAGGCTTGATGAAAACAATTAATTACAGGTCATGTCCATCATATCTGCACTACGAAAGCTAGGACTTTCCTCCATTTACCTATTCAACAATCATACCCACATATCTTTAGCTCTAACACAGTGAGAAGGTGTAAGGTTGTGCATTCTGACCTTGTTATTGTGCCCACTTGATTTACATGTTCGCTGGCCCCATAACCCCTCTTTTTATGTTATGATTAAAACCCAATCAGTGCACGGCTAAAAATAAGGCTCCCATCTTTAACGCATAGCGTGTTAATGAGGAAAAGCAACAAAAACTGCTCCCAAACTGCCAACAAAACAGATGTGACACTAGCGAGGTAATACATCTGACCGTCTGCGATACAGAATTAAAACCTAtttaaacccccccccccaccaccttATTAATTTAGCATGCGAGCCCAAGTGCACTGTGGTTATCGCAGATATTGAGAAATTCATGTGTGCACAGGCTGTTTAAAGCAGAGCAGTGCTTCTCAAGTAGGGGGCCTCAAAATGATTTAAGAtgctttaaaataagaaaaaaaaatttgttttaacataagctaaaacaactaaaaaaatctatatatttcttACTTTATTATGTCTTCTCAATAatctattgtttcatttgaaagaACTTTATTTTTCTAAACGTGGAAAAGTGTtggaaataattaaaatggcattttatttttataacaactATAAATCCCTATCACGTATAAATTGGGATTCCAGgatgtcatttttgagtgaactatccatttatttGGATTATAACTGGTGTTTTTGGAAATAGTATAAAACGGTTTgtcaaatgaaattaaaatagaaatgttaacACAACAGAGATCTGTTCTTAATTCTGGAAATGTAAACAGACCACTGTTTTCTCAGGTCAGCTTATATCAAatatatccaaaaataaaagttccaagAGACAAAGACAAACAACACAGTCACAAAGCAGCATCTCATTTAATCAGGGCTTTGGTCTCGTATCAATAGCACGAGGAGATACAGAGTCAGTAACAACCTCAAACCCAATACAGCAGATGACCTTCAGTGTCCTAGGAaaacttcttttctttttctactCAAACAAACATCTTTAGTTTGAGACTTTAATAACTCTTAACAACTTCCATTGTTATCACTACACAAAAGCAGAGACACTGGCAAACAGAGCAGGGCACAGAAAACTTCTCTATCGATTTCTACCCGAGAAACTCTCTAATAGGCCtatggcttaaaaaaaataacaaaatacacatatacagtCCTCAGGTCTCGCTGTGACACACTTGATCAATGTGGCTGGCACGCAATAATTCATTAACCTCTCGGTCAGATGGGTGCACCACATTCTTCAAGGCTTGCATTGAACTCTTAAGCCATGTTAACTCCCACTGCTCTTTTCTATCATTAGAGATGACATACTTTCATTAGTCCCACCATGGCAACCCGACCTACTGAATGCATCCGATGTGTGCTGATCCAAAGCAGAATGGCCTTTATGATGTCATAATTGGTTATTGGGTAAGGTTTATGATGTGACAGTAGAGCTGTTCGGTGAAGGCCTGCAACGAGAAGCGCTTCTGTACTCGTTCTCTTCCAGCCTGTCCCATACACTGCTTGAGTTTAGGGTCCATTACAAACTTCTGCATGGCTTCTGAGAAGCACTCAGGGGTGGGTTCGCAAAGGAAGCCTGTTTCGCCATGGGCCACAGACTCTAGCGGTCCACCAGAGTTGACCGCAATAACTGGGCAACGTGAGTACATGGCCTCAATGGGGACGATGCCAAAATGTTCATTGCTTGGAGTGTACAGTACACAAGTGCTGCTGTGCAGCAAAGACAGTTTTTGTTTGTCTGAGAAGGAGCGCAGGAAGGTGACATGGTCCTCCAGGCCTAGAGAGGACGCTAGTGAGCGCAACTCTTCATAGTGCTCTACATTCTCAACCACGCGCTCGTCGTAACCCCCGGCCATCACGAGGTGCACGCGCTCCCATTCCCCTGCGGACAGACGCTCTTTCAGGGCCGCTAACGCTTGTAGCGCCAATGGCAGGTTCTTTTTGCGTTCATAGCGGTTGATTGACAGAAAGGTGAGGCTCCGCCCCTCAGGGAGCAGTCCACTGAGGCCCTCTATTTCAACATCGAAAGCTGACGAGTTCAGAGAGGGATAAAGGACGTCGGTTCGAATCTCAGCCAGTTTGGGGAAGGTCTGTTTGAAGACTCCTGCAGTGAACTGGCTGTTGACCAAAATGCGGTCGGCCATGCCTGTGGTCAGTTCCTCGAACCAGTCGATGGGGCCTCGATATATGTGCTTCAGAGCCGAGCGACGCTGTGTCAGTAGTTGGTCAGGGAAATGACAGTAGAATAGGACTTTCTTTCTGTGACGTGCCAAACGCAAAAAGGGTATACATGCTGAAACCTGAAAGAAGGGGGAGATGAGCAGGCAAAATTAACCCTTGTGTTTGTGAGGAGAACGATTCTGTTGATTCTGACTGGTCAATCACAGGAGTGTGCGGTCTAATAAACTGTTGATTTGACCAATGTCTATGGCATCTTTTATAGTCTGgtcatatgaaaaaaattattctttCATACATCAAAAATCACTGCAATGCTTTAGAGTAGGTCTAGATATCTTCAGTTCAAATTATCAAGGAACATTAGAGGAGTAAAAGTTTGGATAATATGTTTGGAAATGTTTCTCAGTACTTTAAGTCCACcactaaaaaaaaagagaagtgcTGTtaggctgaaataaaataaaatgttgctgtGGCAGCTAcctaaaataaataagttttagtaccaaaaattactaaaactgcaataaaaataaagctaaatagaaatacaaaaaaataaaaattaaacaatgtacaaaaaaaaatcatttaaattttatactgaaaatataaaaataatagataatacaaaatatgaataaatactttaataccaaaaataacactgataatTAGTAGTTGGTGCTAGTAGCATTAGTAGTTACCTGATCACAGAAGACAACATCGAACTCCTCCCCACTAAAGAGCACAAGGACGAGAGTTACATAGATCATGCGCAGGTATGCACAGAGAGCGTGGAAATAACCGAACACGCTGGTGGGCAGCCAGTCGCCCACACACACCACAGGCAGGTCAGGTGAGAGCGTCTCAGAGAAGCAGTGCTGGGGGTCATAGTGTGCAGTCCAGATCTGAACGCTGCATCCACGAGAGCGCAGAGCTACAGCTGCATCCACCACCAGACGCTCAGCTCCACCTATACCCAGATCAGGGTGCAGGAACACCACCCGAACCATCCTGTCCCGAACAGAACCTGTTGAGTCAAAAGGAGGTCAAATGAACAATACAGCTTATTTTTTAGCTTGAGACAAAGCAACTAGACTTTCCAGTTACTGCTGTATAGAAATcctgtgtgaccctggaccacaaaaccagtcataagggtgatttctttttgtaatattttgacccacacaatgtattgttggctatttctacaaatataacGTTACCCTTGCTACTTAAGACTCGTTttatgctccagggtcacaaatgttatTACAGTCCTGCAACATTAAATGTCTGCAGGTATCTATAAACAAGCGGAACACGTCAGTTCAGAGCTGAAAAACATCAATATTCATTctcaatgttatgttatattaagtaaaatataaatctAGACTCAGTAACGTATATACCCTGCTCCACATCAAGTATTAACCCTGTAACATCATATATAATGTCATATTTTGGTTACACACACTCAAATTGTCCttacagttttagttaacaaccagacaatatgtttaaaaatatcgTGACGACAACGCACTCACCTGTACTCTTACAATTACTGACACGAATACTCAGCAGCCTCAAACTTCGCGATTTCGTGAAACCGGCTTCCTGATTGAGCCAAAATGTCTACCCTACTCTGTACACATCATCCATCGCACCTGACACGTCACTGAATTCCTTTGAACCGCCTTTGAGTTTTCCCAAATGAAATTTCTAAAGCTAGGCTACTTTTACTGAAATTATTCGTTTTTATTATTACCTGGTTTGACGGTGTATGTCAAATCTAGGTTCAGAAACCATcccaaaagtgtcaaaaagtaaCGCGAGGGATCACATTTCCAGTCAGGCACTTAACTGGCACCTATATGGGTCCTTTCTGTAGCTGTCGTGGCCTTTTCAGTGAAACGTCATCAACAGGCTGTCTCTTGTTAGTGGTCAGGATCGGCTGGAGTTCAGCTACAGACGCTGTCAACTAGATTCACTCTTTTCTCCGCAGACTCCTGAAATATATACTATTGAACAAAATGGTAAGTTTCTCAATGCAGTTTTTCGAGGTTAGGTTACGTTATAATAAGTAGCTTGCGCGTATTTAACGTTACAGTTATATTTGGATTGCTATGTGGTACGTTAGCTCAGTAATATAACGTTACCGTTACTGGCACACGTTAACTGTACTTAACTTAGTTCTGCCATTTACTTGCTTTGCAGCTACTTAGATTTAGATTAGAGTTTCAACTACTGGAATTGCTGTTTTGAATATTATTTAGTTATATGCTAGTAGATGTAATTAAGTTTGTAGGCTACATTCGCTCGCTAGCTGCAGTTGTATGAGAGACGTGGCTCTTTTAAGTTCGACCCCCACACCAGCTCTACAGTCTAAATCTGACTCGCTGTCTCAGTCTGAATACCATCTTATAATATAAAGCCTATGTGTATCTGTTGATCTATATCTTTTCTAGAGGCttttaatgaaaatgcattgtgcttgcattaaagtttatttatatatactcaATAAATGGTGTATTGGTGAAACATTAGCTAAGTTGTTTGCTTTAACAATAAATGCACTTGGTTTACTACGTCCTCTATTTGTCCTTCTGTACAGCCTGGACCCGCATCTAGTGCAACAAATGTTGGGGCTTCCAGTCGGTCCCCGAGTAAGACCGTGGCCCCCCGCACCGCTGGCACCTCAGTCCGACAGAGGTAAGGAAGGACCATGCAAGAGTTTGGTTTGGGCCTTAATACACCAAGCTGCATCAAAGagcttttctttgtgtttttgtgatttgatCAGCAAACCTGAAAGATATTGTTTTAGACAAGTCAGAAGTTGAGGCCCTAATCAGTGTTTTGTCCTACAAATTTGACATCATCAGGGGTTTGTGTCATTGATTTAGCTGCACTGATTTGTGAGTGTTTGGTAATCTCTGACACTTTGATTTGTCTTGTATATTTAAGCagagattttttgttgttgatttcatCAGGAAGGCACCTAGCAGTGGTGCACGCAGCGGAGGCCGATCCACAGCATCGGCAGGCACAGGAGGGATGTGGCGCTTCTACACTGAGGACTCACCAGGACTTAAAGTGTGAGGATTCATATTCACACACAATACAGAATGATTACAAATACTTTCCACTCTGagacaaaacaaaatattctaaaaatctaagaaaaaaatTTACACTACAGTTTCAAAGATTGAGAGGTTTTTTGTTCCAAagaaagaaatactttttttttttttttaaatcaagcatGCTTCTAAACTTGAAAtcctaaagaaaacaaatgtttcctgttaccacaaaaatattaagcaacaacaAATCCGTGTATTTCAGTGACTTCTGAAAAATCGTTCACCTTTgtcatcagaggaataaattccATTCTAAAATTTGACCGTAGAAAGTTATTTTTAATCCAATTAAATGGAAATGTATTGAGTTATTTTACTTGGtatgatatttcataatattattattattacttttaaatgcagcctttgtgagcataagacatttaaaacataaaaaaaaaaacttttgaatagtagtttaTGTACTTGAATAagagtataataattattattatttattattaaatgtatttgtttagcaAAGGTTTTCCTGATTAAATTACTTCTGAGGCGCCATTATTATTCAGTTCTTCATTTGCATGTATTTGAAAATAGATTGtggaaataataaaagaaattcaGGTACAATCAGCCAATTCAGATAAAAAATGTTAGATTACAAAGTCATATCTTTAGATGTTGGACAGttttctttttcagatttttattcagtgcttttttttataataataaaatcatattttaacgTAATGTATTCCCCCCCCCCTTTTATTGCTAgccattatgattttatttttttaaacaaacggCTGTGTGTGGGAAAACATCTACTAGCCATGAAATCATATCAgacatatttttattgcattttattgctTAAAGACAAAATAAGCAAAGGTTACAATTTGAGATACTTAATGTGCAAAGAACCAACACAGATGCTCATTTTTAATTCATCCCCTCAGCTCAACAGGAAGTGACACGGAAGGGAGGGGCAGAGGGTTCTGAGAGGTTTAGCATTTATAAGGATAAACATGAAATTTTAACGACAGGAAATTGGCCTCATGGGCTCAACCTCCGTCTTTATTTGATGTCTCCCCTGCCGTTTCCCTCCTACAgctgtgttcatgtgtgtgtgtgtgtgtgtgtgtgtgtgttgtaattaGAGCCATTCTCTCAATGCAACCAACTTTTATAATAGTGTCTTCCTTTGCCGCaatttgtgcttttgttttttttaaggttgCTGTTCTAGATCGGTAACGTTACATCTGTTCATTCCGTACAAACAAATAAGCCAACCATATCATAATAGATTTGAGGGAGTCTACTGTGACCGTATTTACAGTCAAGAGTCTCTTAGAGTAGGAGAGTCTGTGTGGAGTTGTGTGTGAAGTATTTTTCACTTTTAAGGTTTTGTGTGTGGGTCTGTGTTTTGAGCTTAATTAAAGTTCCCTCAGTAAAGGTCACATCAATTAAAGCCTGAGGGGTGGCCCTTCAGTCGGCATGGTTACACGGCTGCCTAGTGACCCAAGGGATGGTCAGTTCCTGCTTTAATAAAGCCCCACATTTTCCGACTAGCTCGTTAACAGTATCCAACTCACCAGCGTTTAGAATCCTAATTAACTCATCTTCTATCACATGATCAAGATGAGCAGTCCTGATTGGCCCACTGGGAGGACATTTGTgccaattcttttttatttactttatttattttattacatattggAACTGAAATGTGAGAAATAGATACTGAATTTAGTCTCTATGGCCTTAACTAGGGATCCTTCTGtcttactgttgtttttttttaatgtttataagaATGATTTGGCAGAGATTCCATCTATTCCTTGTTCTGTCTTGTTGCAGTGGTCCGGTTCCAGTTTTGGTGATGAGTCTGCTCTTTATCGCATCTGTATTTATGCTACACATCTGGGGCAAATACACCCGCTCCTAAACCTGCATGACCTCTGGACTCCCACCCTGAAGCCTGTCACCGAATCTTAAGCCATTGGATATGGACCAAACTCTGACCATCAACACCCAAtcccttttttctttattaaaactaCCATTTCAAggttataaataacttttttttttacccccataCAGCCACTACAACCatatggtaattaaaaaaaaaaaaaatcagtttttgcttgcagtttttttttccagctcACCAGATCAGGAcatccttttttttatatatgtaaattgtacaataaaatgcaatacgtcacaattgtttttctttcatctatggtgaaaaaaaaaaaaaatctgagtgtGTGATTTGCGTCACAGGGCATAATTTGCATATCTTCAGTTTGCGGCAGAAGAAGGGGTTGTATGCAAATGTGCATTCCAGATGTGCTGTTAGTGCACGTATGAGATCAGCTACACCCGTCTTTGAGCATGATGTAATATATGCTATTACCCCTAGCTCACTGAGCCTGCAGCTATGTCCCATCAACACACCTGTGCACACCCTAAACCTTTCTCTGCAACACCATTGTATacaaagggaataaaaaaaaagaaaaaataatttctttaaatcggagctattcatattttaaattttaaaactgTACAATTTGTGGTTTTGCTTTTAAATTGCCTGTGTAAATGTCTCGTTATATATTCTGATGATCTGTTTTCATTTCAGTCTTAGAAAATTACAGGGTTTTCAGTACTCCAGAAACCAGAAAATCTGTAACTGTAATTATTATATGACTTTGGGCATGTTTAACGTGCAGTCTGTAATGTAGGGGACTGAGTTTGATACAAGCTCAAAGTTCATTGAACATAAACAGGAGATGTGGTTGATGCTAGAAGAACTGTTCGAGTAAAAGGtaaatggcatttaaaatatCTAGTGATTGGTCGAATTGTAGCATGCATGCTAAATGAATTCATGAGGGAGGTACTCGTTTATCTTTTGACTGAAAAACACTTGTACAGTAACCTTAGCTATAGTTTAacagaaatcagaaaaaaatatgtgGATTCTTACACTTGCAACACTTAGCAAATTTACA
The nucleotide sequence above comes from Carassius gibelio isolate Cgi1373 ecotype wild population from Czech Republic chromosome B16, carGib1.2-hapl.c, whole genome shotgun sequence. Encoded proteins:
- the alg2 gene encoding alpha-1,3/1,6-mannosyltransferase ALG2, which encodes MVRVVFLHPDLGIGGAERLVVDAAVALRSRGCSVQIWTAHYDPQHCFSETLSPDLPVVCVGDWLPTSVFGYFHALCAYLRMIYVTLVLVLFSGEEFDVVFCDQVSACIPFLRLARHRKKVLFYCHFPDQLLTQRRSALKHIYRGPIDWFEELTTGMADRILVNSQFTAGVFKQTFPKLAEIRTDVLYPSLNSSAFDVEIEGLSGLLPEGRSLTFLSINRYERKKNLPLALQALAALKERLSAGEWERVHLVMAGGYDERVVENVEHYEELRSLASSLGLEDHVTFLRSFSDKQKLSLLHSSTCVLYTPSNEHFGIVPIEAMYSRCPVIAVNSGGPLESVAHGETGFLCEPTPECFSEAMQKFVMDPKLKQCMGQAGRERVQKRFSLQAFTEQLYCHIINLTQ
- the sec61b gene encoding protein transport protein Sec61 subunit beta — its product is MPGPASSATNVGASSRSPSKTVAPRTAGTSVRQRKAPSSGARSGGRSTASAGTGGMWRFYTEDSPGLKVGPVPVLVMSLLFIASVFMLHIWGKYTRS